The Streptomyces sp. NBC_00224 genome has a window encoding:
- a CDS encoding DEAD/DEAH box helicase, translating into MTEDLSPAEAYAAARLRAAEQATALAPFRDLYDFDLDPFQIEACQALEAGKGVLVAAPTGSGKTIVGEFAVHLALQQGRKCFYTTPIKALSNQKYADLARRYGADKVGLLTGDNSVNSEAPVVVMTTEVLRNMLYAGSQSLLGLGYVVMDEVHYLSDRFRGAVWEEVIIHLPESVTLVSLSATVSNAEEFGDWLDTVRGDTEVIVSEDRPVPLWQHVLAGRRTYDLFEESTDHGGRGGARREVNPDLLRMARMENQKTYNPRDRRRGKMVREADRERERRQRTRIWTPSRPEVIERLDAEGLLPAITFIFSRAGCEAAVQQCMYAGLRLNNDEARQKVREIIEERTASIPGEDLHVLGYYEWLEGLERGIAAHHAGMLPTFKEVVEELFVRGLVKAVFATETLALGINMPARTVILEKLVKWNGEQHADITPGEYTQLTGRAGRRGIDVEGHAVVLWQRGMDPGALAGLAGTRTYPLRSSFRPSYNMAVNLVEQFGRHRSRELLETSFAQFQADKSVVGISRQVQRNEEGLEGYQEGMSCHLGDFEEYARLRRDLKDRETELAKQGASQRRAAAAASLEKLKPGDVIHVPTGKFAGLALVLDPGIPAGRSNGHRGFDQHDGPRPLVLTAERQVKRLAAIDFPVPVEAIERMRVPKSFNARSPQSRRDLASALRTKAGHIVPDRHRRGRAEAADDREIARLRAELRAHPCHGCDEREDHARWAERYYRLKRDTQQLEHRIEGRTNTIARTFDRIVALLTELDYLRDDEVTEHGRRLARLYGELDLLASECLRAGVWEGLSPAELAACVSALVYEARQADDAVAPKLPSGAAKAALGEMVRIWGRLDALEEDHKINQAEGVGQREPDLGFAWAAFQWASGQGLDEVLREAEMPAGDFVRWCKQVIDVLGQIAAAAPGSSAGSTVAKNARKAVDAVLRGVVAYSSVG; encoded by the coding sequence ATGACAGAGGACCTCTCACCAGCCGAAGCGTACGCAGCTGCCCGGCTCCGCGCCGCCGAGCAGGCCACCGCGCTCGCACCCTTCCGCGACCTGTACGACTTCGATCTGGACCCCTTCCAGATCGAGGCGTGCCAGGCACTCGAAGCCGGCAAGGGTGTGCTCGTGGCCGCCCCGACCGGCTCCGGCAAGACCATCGTCGGCGAGTTCGCCGTGCACCTGGCCCTCCAGCAGGGCCGCAAGTGCTTCTACACCACGCCGATCAAGGCGCTCTCCAACCAGAAGTACGCCGACCTGGCCAGACGCTACGGCGCGGACAAGGTGGGCCTGCTCACCGGTGATAACAGCGTCAACTCCGAGGCGCCGGTGGTCGTGATGACCACCGAGGTGCTCCGCAACATGCTCTACGCGGGCTCCCAGTCGCTCCTCGGCCTCGGTTACGTGGTCATGGACGAGGTGCACTACCTCTCCGACCGCTTCCGGGGCGCCGTCTGGGAAGAGGTGATCATCCACCTGCCCGAGTCGGTCACGCTGGTGTCGCTGTCGGCGACCGTCTCCAACGCGGAGGAGTTCGGCGACTGGCTGGACACCGTGCGCGGCGACACCGAAGTGATCGTCTCCGAGGACCGCCCGGTCCCGCTGTGGCAGCACGTGCTGGCCGGACGGCGGACGTACGACCTCTTCGAGGAGTCCACCGACCACGGCGGCCGCGGCGGCGCCCGCCGGGAGGTCAACCCGGACCTGCTGCGCATGGCCCGGATGGAGAACCAGAAGACGTACAACCCGCGCGACCGCAGGCGCGGCAAGATGGTCCGTGAGGCCGACCGCGAGCGCGAGCGCCGCCAGCGCACCCGGATCTGGACGCCGAGCCGCCCCGAGGTCATCGAACGGCTCGACGCCGAGGGCCTGTTGCCCGCCATCACGTTCATCTTCAGCCGGGCCGGCTGCGAGGCCGCGGTCCAGCAGTGCATGTACGCGGGCCTGCGCCTCAACAATGACGAGGCGCGCCAGAAGGTGCGCGAGATCATCGAGGAGCGCACCGCCTCCATCCCCGGCGAGGACCTGCACGTCCTGGGGTACTACGAGTGGCTGGAGGGCCTGGAGCGGGGCATCGCGGCCCACCACGCGGGCATGCTGCCGACCTTCAAGGAGGTCGTGGAGGAGCTGTTCGTGCGCGGCCTGGTGAAGGCGGTGTTCGCCACCGAGACGCTCGCCCTGGGTATCAACATGCCCGCCAGGACGGTGATCCTGGAGAAGCTGGTGAAGTGGAACGGCGAACAGCACGCCGACATCACCCCCGGTGAGTACACCCAGCTGACCGGTCGTGCCGGGCGCCGCGGCATCGACGTCGAGGGCCACGCCGTGGTGCTCTGGCAGCGCGGCATGGACCCGGGCGCGCTGGCGGGTCTCGCGGGCACCCGTACGTATCCGCTGCGCTCCAGCTTCCGGCCGTCGTACAACATGGCGGTCAACCTGGTCGAGCAGTTCGGCCGGCACCGCTCGCGCGAGCTCCTGGAAACTTCCTTCGCCCAGTTCCAGGCGGACAAGTCCGTCGTCGGCATCTCCCGCCAGGTGCAGCGCAACGAGGAGGGCCTGGAGGGCTACCAGGAGGGCATGAGCTGCCACTTGGGGGACTTCGAGGAGTACGCGCGACTGCGCCGCGACCTCAAGGACCGTGAGACGGAGCTCGCCAAGCAGGGCGCCAGCCAGCGGCGGGCCGCCGCGGCCGCGTCCCTGGAGAAGCTCAAGCCCGGCGACGTGATCCACGTGCCGACCGGGAAGTTCGCCGGGCTCGCGCTCGTGCTCGACCCGGGCATCCCGGCCGGGCGCTCCAACGGCCACCGCGGCTTCGACCAGCACGACGGGCCGCGCCCGCTGGTGCTCACCGCCGAGCGGCAGGTCAAGCGGCTCGCCGCGATCGACTTCCCGGTGCCGGTGGAGGCGATCGAGCGGATGAGGGTCCCCAAGTCCTTCAACGCGCGCTCGCCGCAGTCCCGTCGCGACCTCGCCTCCGCGCTGCGCACCAAGGCGGGCCACATCGTGCCCGACCGGCACCGCAGGGGCCGCGCCGAGGCCGCCGACGACCGCGAGATCGCACGGCTGCGCGCCGAGTTGCGCGCCCACCCGTGCCACGGCTGCGACGAGCGCGAGGACCACGCGCGCTGGGCCGAGCGCTACTACCGGCTCAAGCGGGACACCCAGCAGCTGGAGCACCGCATCGAGGGGCGGACCAATACGATCGCCCGCACCTTCGACCGGATCGTGGCGCTCCTGACCGAGCTGGACTATCTGCGCGACGACGAGGTCACCGAGCACGGCCGCCGCCTCGCCCGGCTCTACGGCGAGCTGGACCTGCTGGCCAGCGAATGCCTGCGCGCGGGCGTCTGGGAGGGCCTGAGCCCGGCCGAACTGGCCGCCTGCGTCTCGGCGTTGGTGTACGAGGCCCGCCAGGCCGACGACGCCGTGGCGCCCAAGCTGCCCTCGGGCGCGGCCAAGGCGGCGCTCGGCGAGATGGTCCGCATCTGGGGCCGGCTCGACGCGCTGGAGGAGGACCACAAGATCAACCAGGCGGAGGGCGTCGGCCAGCGCGAGCCCGACCTCGGCTTCGCCTGGGCGGCCTTCCAGTGGGCGTCGGGCCAGGGCCTGGACGAGGTGCTGCGCGAGGCGGAGATGCCCGCGGGCGACTTCGTGCGCTGGTGCAAGCAGGTCATCGACGTACTCGGCCAGATCGCGGCGGCGGCCCCCGGCTCCTCGGCCGGAAGCACGGTCGCCAAGAACGCCCGCAAGGCGGTGGACGCGGTGCTGAGGGGCGTGGTGGCGTACAGCTCGGTGGGCTGA
- the tatC gene encoding twin-arginine translocase subunit TatC — MLKSARNQQKDPEGRMPLSDHLRELRNRLAKAVLAILVCSVVAAFYYKDIVDLIIKPIKESVGCTQGFGELAKQSDKDHCGQVTMSGLMSPFTLMIKTSLVAGVVAASPVWLYQLWAFVAPGLHKNEKKYSLGFVAAGFPLFVAGGWFSYHVLPAAAKVLLEFTPDDALNLLPLNELIDLVLRMIIVFGLSFELPLFLVMLNFSGVITGRRMLGWWRGMIMGVTVFAAFATPTVDPVSMLSLATPIVLLYFIAVGVSMLNDKRRRQREEAKPADDEASDLDLTPADIGDIEPVTTPSLPEQADGGRSSSRVNGYDDIT, encoded by the coding sequence TTGCTGAAGTCTGCCCGCAATCAGCAGAAGGACCCGGAGGGGCGGATGCCCCTCTCGGACCATCTCCGTGAGCTGCGCAACCGGCTCGCCAAGGCGGTCCTCGCGATCCTGGTCTGCTCCGTGGTGGCGGCGTTCTACTACAAGGACATCGTCGACCTGATCATCAAGCCGATCAAGGAGTCGGTCGGCTGCACGCAGGGCTTCGGCGAACTGGCCAAGCAGAGCGACAAGGACCACTGCGGCCAAGTCACGATGTCCGGCCTCATGTCGCCGTTCACCTTGATGATCAAGACGTCCCTGGTGGCGGGCGTCGTGGCGGCCAGCCCCGTCTGGCTCTACCAGCTCTGGGCGTTCGTCGCCCCGGGCCTGCACAAGAACGAGAAGAAGTACTCCCTGGGCTTCGTCGCGGCGGGCTTCCCGCTCTTCGTCGCCGGCGGCTGGTTCTCCTACCACGTGCTGCCCGCGGCCGCGAAGGTCCTCCTTGAGTTCACCCCCGACGACGCGCTGAACCTGCTCCCGCTGAACGAGCTCATCGACCTCGTGCTGCGGATGATCATCGTCTTCGGCCTCTCGTTCGAGCTGCCGCTCTTCCTGGTCATGCTCAACTTCAGCGGAGTGATCACCGGCCGCCGGATGCTGGGCTGGTGGCGCGGCATGATCATGGGCGTCACGGTCTTCGCGGCCTTCGCGACGCCGACCGTCGACCCCGTGTCGATGCTCTCGCTGGCCACCCCGATCGTGCTGCTCTACTTCATCGCCGTCGGTGTGTCGATGCTCAACGACAAGCGCCGCCGCCAACGCGAGGAAGCCAAGCCCGCCGACGACGAGGCCTCCGACCTCGACCTCACTCCGGCGGACATCGGCGACATCGAGCCGGTCACCACCCCGTCGCTGCCCGAGCAGGCCGACGGCGGCCGCTCCAGCAGCCGTGTGAACGGCTACGACGACATCACCTGA
- the tatA gene encoding Sec-independent protein translocase subunit TatA, translating to MFGRLGAPEIILILVVIVLLFGAKKLPDMARSLGKSARILKSEAKAMKTEGQQTAPADPPQPGEQPPVQRTIQSAPGDVSSSRPVTEPTDSTR from the coding sequence ATGTTCGGAAGGCTCGGCGCCCCCGAGATCATTCTCATCCTCGTCGTCATCGTCCTGCTGTTCGGCGCGAAGAAGCTTCCGGACATGGCGCGCTCGCTCGGCAAGTCCGCTCGCATCCTCAAGAGCGAGGCGAAGGCGATGAAGACCGAAGGCCAGCAGACCGCCCCCGCCGACCCGCCGCAGCCGGGCGAGCAGCCGCCGGTGCAGCGCACCATCCAGTCGGCCCCCGGCGACGTCAGCAGCTCGCGTCCCGTGACCGAGCCGACCGACTCCACCCGCTGA
- a CDS encoding helix-turn-helix transcriptional regulator yields the protein MAANAIDQTRRMLSLVTYLRERPGAHVADVARAFGITEDELISDLDVLPMCGTSFRGGDLLDIDTDGDRIWWRNPGALGAEAAEPLRIAADEATALLVAARAVATLPGLREGDRQALLRATAKLEAAAGEAAGASSRLSVTFESEGGVFADVDRAISERRRLWVRYYSPARDELTEREVDPIRLFAVGHTYMEAWCRLSEARRTFRLDRVAEIRLLDEPAAPPELELRDLSEGLVQPAAEDPEVIVEVGPGGRWVAEYYPHDSAEELADGGLRITLRTPEPASLRRLALRLGRDGRIVAPGELAESARSAALAALAAYEEQSAHDGQS from the coding sequence ATGGCTGCCAACGCCATCGACCAGACGCGGCGGATGCTCTCCCTCGTCACCTATCTGCGCGAGCGGCCCGGGGCGCACGTCGCCGACGTCGCCCGCGCCTTCGGGATCACCGAGGACGAGCTGATCTCGGACCTCGACGTGCTGCCCATGTGCGGGACCAGCTTCCGCGGCGGCGACCTCCTCGACATCGACACCGACGGCGACCGCATCTGGTGGCGCAATCCCGGCGCCCTGGGCGCCGAGGCGGCCGAGCCGCTGCGGATCGCCGCCGACGAGGCGACCGCGCTCCTGGTCGCGGCCCGCGCGGTGGCGACGCTGCCGGGTCTGCGCGAGGGCGACCGCCAGGCGCTGCTGCGCGCCACCGCCAAGCTGGAGGCGGCGGCCGGGGAGGCGGCGGGCGCCAGCTCCCGGCTGTCGGTGACCTTCGAGTCGGAGGGCGGGGTCTTCGCGGACGTCGACCGGGCGATCTCGGAGCGGCGGCGGCTGTGGGTGCGTTACTACTCGCCCGCGCGCGACGAGCTCACCGAGCGCGAGGTCGACCCGATCCGGCTCTTCGCCGTCGGCCACACCTATATGGAGGCGTGGTGCCGGCTCTCGGAGGCGCGGCGCACCTTCCGCCTCGACCGGGTGGCCGAGATCCGACTGCTCGACGAGCCGGCCGCGCCGCCGGAGCTGGAGCTGCGGGACCTCTCGGAGGGCTTGGTGCAGCCCGCCGCCGAGGACCCGGAGGTGATCGTCGAGGTGGGGCCCGGCGGACGCTGGGTCGCCGAGTACTACCCGCACGACAGCGCCGAGGAGCTGGCGGACGGCGGCCTGCGGATCACCCTGCGCACCCCCGAGCCGGCCTCGCTGCGGCGCCTCGCGCTGCGCCTCGGCCGCGACGGCCGGATCGTCGCCCCCGGCGAACTGGCCGAAAGTGCCCGCAGTGCGGCGCTGGCGGCGCTGGCGGCGTACGAAGAGCAGAGCGCGCACGACGGACAGAGCTGA
- a CDS encoding helix-turn-helix transcriptional regulator, which translates to MAIAKAERLMNLALCLLGTRRPLSKRELRGSIEAYVEAIGPGESAAGSDDAFNRMFERDKDDLRELGLVIETVENLDGETGYLARRDSNRLPPVQLDAEEAAALGLAARVWQQARLAGAASGALQKLRAAGMPEADNPYEHSAIEPRIPVHEAAFEPLMLACRDRRAVVFEYRKATAARPGTRHVEPWSLECWRGHWYLAGWDRDRGAERVFRLSRITGKVRSRAGSFTVPVPDVVTVRETVESWAGETATRSARIRLRAGAGYPLRSRATSTRELGDGWDELEIPYGHGLDAWLVEFGPDVVVLEPADLRADVVDRLRAVAKG; encoded by the coding sequence ATGGCGATTGCCAAGGCCGAGCGGTTGATGAACCTGGCGCTGTGTCTGCTGGGGACGCGCCGTCCGCTCAGCAAGCGCGAGCTGCGCGGTTCCATCGAGGCGTATGTCGAGGCCATTGGGCCGGGAGAAAGCGCGGCGGGGTCGGACGACGCCTTCAACCGGATGTTCGAGCGCGACAAGGATGATCTGCGCGAACTCGGCCTGGTCATCGAGACGGTGGAGAACCTCGACGGCGAGACGGGCTATCTGGCCCGCCGTGACTCCAACCGGCTGCCACCGGTCCAGCTGGACGCCGAGGAGGCCGCCGCGCTCGGCCTGGCCGCCCGGGTCTGGCAGCAGGCCCGGCTCGCGGGCGCGGCCAGCGGCGCACTGCAGAAGCTGCGCGCCGCCGGAATGCCGGAAGCGGACAACCCGTACGAGCACAGCGCGATCGAGCCACGGATCCCGGTCCACGAGGCCGCTTTCGAGCCATTGATGCTGGCGTGCCGCGACCGCCGCGCGGTCGTCTTCGAATACCGCAAGGCCACCGCCGCCCGCCCCGGGACCCGCCACGTCGAGCCGTGGTCCCTGGAGTGCTGGCGCGGCCACTGGTACCTGGCGGGCTGGGACCGCGACCGGGGCGCCGAGCGGGTCTTCCGGCTCTCCCGGATCACCGGCAAGGTGCGCTCGCGGGCCGGCTCCTTCACCGTGCCGGTGCCCGACGTGGTCACCGTGCGCGAGACCGTGGAGAGCTGGGCGGGGGAGACCGCCACCCGCTCCGCGCGGATCAGGCTGCGCGCGGGCGCCGGCTATCCGCTGCGCTCGCGGGCCACCTCGACGCGGGAACTCGGCGACGGGTGGGACGAGTTGGAGATTCCGTACGGGCACGGGCTGGACGCCTGGCTCGTGGAGTTCGGCCCCGATGTGGTCGTGCTGGAGCCCGCGGACCTGCGGGCCGACGTGGTGGACCGGCTGCGCGCTGTGGCCAAGGGCTGA
- a CDS encoding FKBP-type peptidyl-prolyl cis-trans isomerase gives MSIEKPEIDFPGGEPPADLEIKEIWEGDGTVAKAGDYVKVHYVGVAFSTGEEFDASWNRGNPLEFQLGAGQVIQGWDKGIQGMKVGGRRQLVIPAHLAYGDRGAGGRIAPGETLIFVCDLVAV, from the coding sequence GTGAGCATCGAGAAGCCCGAGATCGACTTCCCCGGTGGCGAGCCGCCGGCGGACCTTGAGATCAAGGAGATCTGGGAGGGCGACGGCACCGTCGCCAAGGCCGGCGACTACGTCAAGGTCCACTACGTGGGCGTGGCCTTCTCCACCGGCGAGGAGTTCGACGCGTCCTGGAACCGCGGCAACCCGCTGGAGTTCCAGCTCGGTGCCGGTCAGGTCATCCAGGGCTGGGACAAGGGCATCCAGGGCATGAAGGTCGGCGGCCGCCGCCAGCTGGTCATCCCCGCGCACCTCGCCTACGGCGACCGTGGCGCCGGTGGCCGGATCGCGCCGGGTGAGACGCTTATCTTCGTCTGCGACCTGGTCGCTGTCTGA
- a CDS encoding FKBP-type peptidyl-prolyl cis-trans isomerase, translating to MRRLAGLLAVPLLLIATAACGSDDKGSDSTSDSASMKNGLPAITAGAKFGEKPTLAKGEGTPPKALKVNVLSEGKGAVLKKNDAVSVNYLGQAWDSDKPFDNSFDRKEPFTLTLGAGQVIKGWDQGLEGQKVGSRVELGIPPELGYGAQGQGDIKPNATLVFVVDIVKATTIPASAKGKEVAQEDKDLPKVGTNTDGKAPTLTVPKTDAPKKLVSNYVLESDGDVVKDTDSVVLAYEGVLWKDSKKFDSTYEQGKTQTFALPNLTLKGLKAGLIGKKVGSRILVVVPPDQGLGDKEQSGIPANSTMVFSIDILAKM from the coding sequence GTGCGCCGACTTGCCGGCCTGCTCGCCGTCCCGCTGCTGCTGATTGCCACAGCCGCCTGCGGAAGCGACGACAAGGGCTCCGACTCCACCTCCGACTCCGCCTCGATGAAGAACGGCCTGCCCGCCATCACCGCGGGCGCCAAGTTCGGGGAGAAGCCGACCCTCGCCAAGGGTGAGGGCACCCCGCCCAAGGCCCTCAAGGTGAACGTCCTCAGCGAGGGCAAGGGTGCGGTGCTCAAGAAGAACGACGCCGTCTCCGTGAACTACCTCGGCCAGGCCTGGGACTCGGACAAGCCGTTCGACAACAGCTTCGACCGCAAGGAGCCGTTCACGCTGACCCTCGGCGCCGGCCAGGTCATCAAGGGCTGGGACCAGGGCCTGGAGGGCCAGAAGGTCGGCAGCCGCGTCGAGCTGGGCATTCCGCCGGAGCTGGGTTACGGCGCGCAGGGTCAGGGCGACATCAAGCCCAACGCCACGCTGGTCTTCGTCGTGGACATCGTGAAGGCGACCACCATCCCGGCCTCCGCCAAGGGCAAGGAGGTCGCGCAGGAGGACAAGGACCTGCCGAAGGTGGGCACCAACACCGACGGCAAGGCGCCGACGCTGACCGTCCCCAAGACCGACGCGCCCAAGAAGCTGGTCTCCAACTACGTGCTGGAGAGCGACGGTGACGTGGTGAAGGACACGGACAGCGTGGTCCTGGCGTACGAGGGCGTCCTGTGGAAGGACAGCAAGAAGTTCGACAGCACCTACGAGCAGGGCAAGACGCAGACCTTCGCGCTGCCGAACCTGACCCTCAAGGGCCTCAAGGCCGGTCTGATCGGCAAGAAGGTCGGCAGCCGCATCCTGGTCGTCGTCCCGCCGGACCAGGGCCTGGGCGACAAGGAGCAGTCGGGCATCCCGGCCAACTCGACCATGGTCTTCTCGATCGACATCCTGGCCAAGATGTGA
- the pafA gene encoding Pup--protein ligase, protein MDRRIFGLENEYGVTCTFRGQRRLSPDEVARYLFRRVVSWGRSSNVFLRNGARLYLDVGSHPEYATPECDNVTELVTHDKAGERILEGLLVDAERRLHEEGIAGDVYLFKNNTDSAGNSYGCHENYLVARHGEFSRLADILIPFLVTRQLLCGAGKVLQTPRGAVYCVSQRAEHIWEGVSSATTRSRPIINTRDEPHADAERYRRLHVIVGDSNMSETTMLLKVGATDLVLRMIEAGTVMRDLTLENPIRAIREVSHDITGQRKVRLASGREASALEVQREYYEKAVDFVERRGIRTGTVEQVLELWGRTLDAIDAEDLDRIGTEIDWVMKYQLIERYRAKNNMTMSHPRVAQIDLAYHDIHRQRGLYYLLERKGQAARICNDLKIFEGKSVPPQTTRARLRGDFIRRAQEQRRDFTVDWVHLKLNDQAQRTVLCKDPFRSVDDRVEKLIAGM, encoded by the coding sequence ATGGACCGCCGCATTTTCGGGCTGGAGAACGAGTACGGCGTCACGTGCACGTTCAGGGGACAGCGCCGACTGTCACCTGACGAAGTGGCGCGCTACCTCTTCCGCCGTGTTGTGTCATGGGGCCGCAGCAGCAATGTCTTCCTGCGGAACGGCGCCCGCCTCTACCTCGACGTGGGTTCGCATCCGGAATACGCAACTCCCGAATGCGACAACGTGACCGAGCTGGTCACTCACGACAAGGCCGGCGAGCGCATTCTCGAAGGCCTGCTCGTCGACGCCGAGCGCCGCCTGCACGAGGAGGGAATCGCGGGCGACGTCTATCTCTTCAAGAACAACACCGATTCCGCGGGAAACTCCTACGGGTGCCACGAGAACTATCTCGTGGCCCGGCACGGTGAGTTCTCCCGCCTTGCGGACATCCTCATCCCGTTCCTGGTCACCCGTCAGCTCCTGTGCGGGGCGGGCAAGGTCCTCCAGACCCCGCGTGGCGCGGTCTACTGCGTCAGCCAGCGCGCCGAGCACATCTGGGAGGGCGTCAGCTCCGCGACGACCCGCTCGCGCCCGATCATCAACACCAGGGACGAGCCGCACGCGGACGCCGAGCGCTACCGGCGCCTGCACGTGATCGTGGGCGACTCCAACATGTCCGAGACGACCATGCTGCTCAAGGTCGGCGCCACCGACCTGGTGCTGCGCATGATCGAGGCGGGCACGGTGATGCGCGACCTGACACTGGAGAACCCGATCCGGGCCATCCGCGAGGTCTCGCACGACATCACGGGCCAGCGCAAGGTGCGCCTCGCCAGTGGCCGCGAGGCCTCGGCGCTGGAGGTGCAGCGGGAGTACTACGAGAAGGCCGTCGACTTCGTGGAGCGCCGGGGCATCCGCACCGGCACCGTCGAGCAGGTCCTGGAGCTCTGGGGCCGCACGCTCGACGCGATCGACGCCGAGGACCTGGACCGGATCGGCACCGAGATCGACTGGGTCATGAAGTACCAGCTGATCGAGCGGTACCGGGCGAAGAACAACATGACCATGTCGCACCCCCGGGTCGCCCAGATAGACCTGGCGTACCACGACATCCACCGCCAGCGGGGTCTGTATTACCTGCTGGAGCGCAAGGGCCAGGCGGCCCGGATCTGCAACGACCTGAAGATCTTCGAGGGCAAGTCGGTGCCCCCGCAGACCACTCGGGCGCGGTTGCGCGGCGACTTCATCCGCCGGGCGCAGGAACAGCGGCGGGACTTCACCGTCGACTGGGTGCACCTCAAGCTCAACGACCAGGCACAGCGCACCGTGCTGTGCAAGGACCCATTCCGTTCCGTGGACGACCGGGTGGAGAAACTGATCGCCGGTATGTGA
- a CDS encoding MFS transporter, translated as MAAGYLEILRTRHAARLLVGTLTGRLPNATAAIAVVLFVRAEGGSYSLAGALTAVYGVATAAGQPLLGRAVDLYGQPRVMLPASVASALGMAVLAFSGTEPVAVAYAAMVVAGFCTPPLEGGLRALWPSVLTRQDQVHTAYAMDAIAQEVMFTVGPLLVTLGIALWSPATALVAINVLGVLGALSVVLSGPSRAWRSAPREAHWLGALRSTGLLALLGAFFFVGLALGAIIVAASAYADDHGRDAVYGWLMAANGLGALLGGLVYGARQWAGTPEKRLISLVALLAVGYLPLMLVPGVVPMVGLAVVSGLFLAPCIACAFIVVDRHAPRGTVTEAFSWLVTAFGVGTALGTAVAGPAVELGGSAASFAVAGGGGAAALVVLLATRRVLAAPGRTESVVVVDQNDPTRAAEPGFS; from the coding sequence ATGGCGGCGGGATATCTGGAGATCCTCCGGACGCGGCACGCCGCGCGACTGCTGGTGGGGACGCTGACGGGGCGGCTGCCGAACGCCACCGCGGCCATCGCCGTGGTCCTGTTCGTCCGCGCCGAGGGCGGCAGCTACTCGCTGGCGGGCGCGCTCACCGCGGTGTACGGCGTGGCCACCGCGGCCGGGCAGCCGCTGCTCGGACGGGCCGTGGACCTCTACGGGCAGCCCCGGGTGATGCTGCCGGCGTCGGTGGCCAGCGCGCTGGGCATGGCCGTCCTCGCGTTCAGCGGCACCGAGCCGGTCGCGGTGGCGTACGCGGCGATGGTGGTCGCCGGGTTCTGCACACCGCCGCTGGAGGGCGGGCTGCGGGCGCTGTGGCCCAGCGTCCTGACCCGCCAGGACCAGGTGCACACCGCGTACGCGATGGACGCGATAGCCCAGGAGGTGATGTTCACGGTCGGCCCGCTCCTGGTCACCCTCGGCATCGCCCTGTGGTCGCCCGCCACCGCCCTGGTCGCGATCAACGTGCTCGGGGTGCTCGGCGCGCTCTCGGTGGTCCTCTCGGGACCCTCGCGCGCCTGGCGCTCCGCCCCGCGCGAGGCGCACTGGCTGGGCGCACTGCGCTCCACGGGGTTGCTCGCGCTCCTCGGAGCCTTCTTCTTCGTCGGCCTCGCGCTGGGCGCGATCATCGTGGCGGCGTCGGCCTACGCCGACGACCACGGCCGGGACGCGGTCTACGGCTGGCTGATGGCGGCCAACGGCCTCGGGGCGCTGCTCGGCGGTCTCGTGTACGGGGCGCGCCAGTGGGCCGGAACTCCCGAGAAACGGCTGATTTCGCTCGTCGCGCTGCTCGCCGTCGGCTATCTGCCGCTGATGCTCGTACCCGGTGTCGTACCCATGGTGGGACTGGCCGTGGTGTCCGGGCTCTTCCTCGCGCCGTGCATCGCCTGCGCGTTCATCGTGGTCGACCGGCACGCGCCGCGCGGCACCGTGACCGAGGCGTTCTCCTGGCTGGTGACCGCGTTCGGGGTCGGCACCGCGCTCGGCACGGCCGTCGCCGGGCCCGCCGTCGAACTCGGCGGCAGCGCGGCGAGCTTCGCCGTCGCGGGCGGCGGTGGAGCGGCCGCGCTCGTGGTGCTGCTCGCCACCCGACGGGTCCTCGCAGCTCCCGGGCGTACGGAAAGTGTCGTGGTAGTTGACCAAAATGATCCAACCCGTGCTGCCGAACCCGGTTTCAGCTGA